A portion of the Leifsonia sp. EB41 genome contains these proteins:
- the treS gene encoding maltose alpha-D-glucosyltransferase, with translation MSFTAPITLPGLTLDPQWYRRAVFYEVMVRSFVDSNGDGSGDISGLTSKLDYLQWLGIDALWLPPFFQSPLRDGGYDVSDFKAILPEFGTIDEFRDLVTKAHERNMRIIIDLPMNHTSDQHEWFQQSRSDPEAPFGDFYVWNDTDDKWPDIRIIFVDTEDSNWAFDEARRQFYFHRFFSHQPDLNFENPAVHDAMFDVVRFWLDLGVDGFRLDAIPYLYESDEGNGEGEPPTHEFIKKLRVMVDREYPGRMMIAEANQWPREVAAFFGSDDEPECHMAFDFPVMPRIFYALRSQQASELIRVLSETTDVPEGSAWGVFLRNHDELTLEMVSEEYRQAMYGWYAYDPRMRANIGIRRRLAPLLDNSRAELELAHALLFSLEGSPFLYYGDEIGMGDNIWLPDRDSSRTPMQWTPDRNAGFSTADPGKLFLPVVQSLVYHYNQVNVEAQLAQSRSLLHWIRNVIHVRKAHPVFGLGDMRVLPTDHESVLAFVRTYEGSGTHFGDQPEDVLCVFSFAHNPVSVTLEAPEFAGSALYDLFGGAEFPTVAEDGRFTLTLGTQNFYWLHIEPRRP, from the coding sequence GTGAGTTTCACCGCTCCCATCACGCTGCCCGGGCTCACCCTCGATCCGCAGTGGTACCGCCGTGCGGTGTTCTACGAGGTGATGGTCCGCTCGTTCGTGGACAGCAACGGCGACGGCTCCGGCGACATCTCGGGCCTCACCTCCAAGCTCGACTACCTGCAGTGGCTGGGCATCGACGCGCTCTGGCTGCCGCCGTTCTTCCAGTCCCCGCTGCGCGACGGCGGCTACGACGTCTCCGACTTCAAGGCGATCCTGCCGGAGTTCGGCACGATCGACGAGTTCCGCGACCTGGTCACCAAGGCGCACGAGCGCAACATGCGCATCATCATCGACCTCCCGATGAACCACACCTCCGACCAGCACGAGTGGTTCCAGCAGTCGCGGAGCGACCCGGAGGCCCCGTTCGGCGACTTCTACGTCTGGAACGACACCGACGACAAGTGGCCGGACATCCGCATCATCTTCGTGGACACCGAGGACTCCAACTGGGCGTTCGACGAGGCCCGCCGGCAGTTCTACTTCCACCGCTTCTTCTCCCACCAGCCCGACCTCAACTTCGAGAACCCCGCCGTGCACGACGCCATGTTCGACGTCGTCCGGTTCTGGCTCGACCTCGGCGTGGACGGCTTCCGGCTCGACGCGATCCCCTACCTGTACGAGTCGGACGAGGGCAACGGCGAGGGCGAGCCTCCCACCCACGAGTTCATCAAGAAGCTGCGGGTGATGGTCGACCGGGAGTACCCCGGCCGCATGATGATCGCGGAGGCGAACCAGTGGCCCCGCGAGGTCGCGGCCTTCTTCGGCTCGGACGACGAGCCCGAGTGCCACATGGCGTTCGACTTCCCGGTGATGCCGCGCATCTTCTACGCGCTGCGCAGCCAGCAGGCCTCCGAGCTGATCCGGGTGCTGTCGGAGACGACGGACGTCCCGGAGGGATCGGCATGGGGCGTGTTCCTCCGCAACCACGACGAGCTCACCCTGGAGATGGTCAGCGAGGAGTACCGCCAGGCGATGTACGGCTGGTACGCCTACGACCCGCGGATGCGCGCCAACATCGGGATCCGGCGCCGGCTGGCGCCCCTGCTCGACAACTCGCGCGCCGAGCTGGAGCTCGCCCACGCGCTGCTGTTCTCGCTGGAGGGCAGCCCGTTCCTGTACTACGGGGACGAGATCGGGATGGGCGACAACATCTGGCTGCCCGATCGCGACAGCTCGCGCACCCCGATGCAGTGGACGCCCGACCGCAACGCCGGCTTCTCCACCGCCGACCCCGGCAAGCTCTTCCTCCCGGTCGTGCAGTCGCTCGTCTACCACTACAACCAGGTGAACGTGGAGGCGCAGCTCGCCCAGTCACGCTCGCTCCTGCACTGGATCCGCAACGTCATCCACGTCCGCAAGGCGCACCCGGTGTTCGGCCTCGGCGACATGCGCGTACTGCCCACCGACCACGAGTCGGTGCTCGCGTTCGTGCGCACCTACGAGGGCAGCGGCACGCACTTCGGCGACCAGCCGGAGGACGTGCTGTGCGTGTTCTCGTTCGCGCACAACCCGGTGTCGGTGACGCTGGAGGCCCCGGAGTTCGCCGGCAGTGCGCTCTACGACCTGTTCGGCGGAGCGGAGTTCCCGACCGTCGCGGAGGACGGCCGGTTCACCCTGACGCTCGGCACCCAGAACTTCTACTGGCTGCACATCGAGCCCCGGCGGCCCTGA
- a CDS encoding histidine phosphatase family protein, translating into MTFISLVRHGQTDWNLAKRIQGSSDIPLNGTGRAQAEATGRALSGGRFDAVYASPLSRALDTARIIAGHLGLGEPGRLPAVAERQYGEAEGLTGAEILERWPEGTPVPGRESREEVVERALPALIELGDAHPGQNLIVVSHGGVIGSLVRHVTDHALPGPGEVIPNGSVHRFRYDDGRLTLDRFNLGPEDRDLYTASVL; encoded by the coding sequence GTGACCTTCATCTCCCTCGTTCGCCACGGCCAGACCGACTGGAACCTGGCCAAGCGCATCCAGGGCTCCAGCGACATCCCGCTCAACGGCACCGGCCGGGCTCAGGCGGAGGCGACGGGGCGCGCGCTGTCGGGAGGCCGCTTCGACGCCGTGTACGCGAGCCCGCTCAGCCGGGCGCTCGACACGGCGCGGATCATCGCCGGGCACCTGGGGCTCGGCGAACCGGGCAGGCTGCCGGCCGTGGCCGAGCGGCAGTACGGCGAGGCGGAGGGGCTGACCGGCGCCGAGATCCTGGAGCGCTGGCCGGAGGGCACGCCCGTCCCGGGACGCGAGTCCCGCGAGGAGGTCGTCGAGCGCGCGCTGCCTGCCCTGATCGAGCTGGGCGACGCGCACCCGGGCCAGAACCTGATCGTGGTCAGCCATGGTGGCGTGATCGGCTCGCTGGTGCGGCACGTGACCGACCACGCGCTCCCCGGACCCGGCGAGGTCATCCCGAACGGCTCGGTGCACCGCTTCCGCTACGACGACGGCCGGCTGACGCTCGACCGGTTCAACCTCGGTCCGGAGGACCGCGACCTCTACACGGCGTCGGTGCTCTGA
- a CDS encoding 3'-5' exonuclease — translation MSNWHHELGVFDLETTGVDVETARIVTAHVGLLGENGEVKHGRYWLLDPEVEIPAEATAVHGITTELAREKGMDAGAGVEAIVDQLRRLFDRGIPVVAYNAPYDFTLLDREARRHGIEPLDSPGPVIDPLVIDRAVDRFRPGKRTLTVTATHYGVELLAAHDAAADAIAAGRLAQALAQRHVEELAVGAVELHSKQVDWCREQAADFQEYMRRVRDPEFTASGAWPVHTWLA, via the coding sequence ATGAGCAACTGGCATCACGAACTCGGCGTCTTCGATCTGGAGACCACGGGTGTGGATGTCGAGACGGCGCGCATCGTCACCGCCCACGTCGGGCTGCTCGGCGAGAACGGCGAGGTCAAGCACGGCCGCTACTGGCTGCTCGACCCCGAGGTCGAGATCCCGGCGGAGGCCACGGCGGTGCACGGCATCACCACCGAGCTCGCGCGGGAGAAGGGCATGGACGCCGGCGCGGGCGTCGAGGCGATCGTCGACCAGCTCCGCCGCCTGTTCGACCGGGGCATCCCGGTCGTGGCGTACAACGCCCCCTACGACTTCACGCTGCTCGACAGGGAGGCCCGCCGGCACGGCATCGAGCCGCTGGACTCCCCCGGCCCCGTCATCGACCCGCTCGTGATCGACCGCGCCGTCGACCGCTTCCGCCCGGGCAAGCGCACGCTCACCGTCACGGCGACGCACTACGGCGTCGAGCTCCTGGCCGCGCACGACGCCGCCGCGGACGCCATCGCCGCCGGCCGCCTCGCCCAGGCGCTCGCCCAGCGGCACGTCGAGGAGCTCGCGGTCGGCGCGGTGGAGCTGCACAGCAAGCAGGTGGACTGGTGCCGCGAGCAGGCAGCCGACTTCCAGGAGTACATGCGGCGCGTCCGCGACCCGGAGTTCACGGCGTCGGGCGCGTGGCCGGTGCACACCTGGCTGGCCTGA
- a CDS encoding glycosyltransferase family 4 protein: protein MRIVFDCRYTRIGRHDGISRFTAGLVGALAQRHAVTMLISDHRQLELLPDLPWELAAAPTSALEPLVARRVNKLKPDIVFTPMQTMGSFGRRYRLILTVHDLIYYRHPTPPRDLPGFVRVLWRLYHLAWWPQRMLLNRSDAVVTVSETTKELIAEHHLTKRPVYVVPNAADMPALPEERLARTAPEAKVLVYMGSFMPYKNVDTLVRAAAQLPDYSLHLMSRVTPAERDRLAALAPGARLVFHDGATDEDYAETLARATALVTASRDEGFGIPLVESMTLGTPVVVSDIPIFREIGGESALYFPADDADALAARVRHLEQPGVWAQRSAAARREAGRFTWTASADHLLTVLTATATRAARRGRRVRTTDPQSAGPQSTDAV, encoded by the coding sequence GTGAGGATCGTCTTCGACTGCCGCTACACGCGCATCGGCCGGCACGACGGCATCAGCCGGTTCACGGCCGGACTCGTGGGGGCGCTGGCCCAGCGGCACGCCGTCACCATGCTGATCAGCGACCACCGCCAGCTCGAGCTGCTGCCCGACCTCCCGTGGGAGCTCGCCGCCGCGCCGACCTCCGCGCTGGAGCCGCTGGTCGCCCGCCGGGTCAACAAGCTGAAGCCCGACATCGTGTTCACGCCCATGCAGACGATGGGGAGCTTCGGGCGGCGCTACCGCCTGATCCTCACCGTGCACGACCTGATCTACTACCGGCACCCGACGCCGCCGCGCGACCTCCCGGGCTTCGTGCGCGTGCTCTGGCGGCTGTACCACCTCGCGTGGTGGCCGCAGCGGATGCTGCTCAACCGATCGGATGCGGTCGTGACCGTGTCGGAGACGACCAAAGAACTCATCGCCGAGCACCACCTCACGAAGCGCCCGGTCTACGTCGTGCCGAACGCCGCGGACATGCCGGCCCTCCCGGAGGAACGTCTGGCGCGCACCGCCCCGGAGGCGAAGGTGCTCGTCTACATGGGCTCGTTCATGCCGTACAAGAACGTGGACACGCTCGTGCGCGCGGCGGCGCAGCTCCCCGACTACTCACTGCATCTGATGAGCCGGGTCACCCCGGCCGAGCGCGACCGGCTCGCGGCGCTGGCGCCCGGAGCTCGTCTGGTCTTCCACGACGGCGCGACGGACGAGGACTACGCCGAGACGCTCGCGCGGGCGACCGCGCTCGTGACGGCGTCGCGGGACGAGGGTTTCGGCATCCCGCTGGTGGAGTCGATGACGCTCGGCACGCCCGTCGTCGTCAGCGACATCCCGATCTTCCGCGAGATCGGCGGCGAGTCGGCGCTGTACTTCCCTGCAGACGACGCCGACGCGCTCGCCGCCCGAGTGCGGCACTTGGAGCAGCCGGGTGTGTGGGCGCAGCGGTCGGCGGCCGCGCGGCGCGAGGCCGGACGGTTCACCTGGACGGCGTCGGCCGACCACCTGCTGACGGTGCTCACCGCGACGGCGACCAGGGCCGCCCGGCGCGGGCGAAGGGTTCGGACCACCGACCCTCAGAGCGCCGGCCCTCAGAGCACCGACGCCGTGTAG
- a CDS encoding D-alanyl-D-alanine carboxypeptidase family protein, producing MPQQVLADPPRRQNRKQVYRRRRIVVFGVGGVLLLALLYVFGSVITPIPATAAVTQHETSLTQAAAQLNWPGYGSAAITAPDYPGATEYHGSDASMPIASMTKTITALVVLQAKPLDGNADGPTIAFTQKDVDIWNQVIAAGGSWAPVKAGTSMTEKQALTAMLLPSANNYAISLANWAFGSTSAYLEAANSWLASKGFTGTKVVTPDGLDPGNVSSTKDLIGIGKLVLASPALSAIVSQKSATLPGAGAQDNTNALLGVDGVDGIKTGNTDEAGFCLLFSAEVPVGAEKVRVLGVVLGAADHDTLWAGVSGLLTSMQAGFHEVTAATTGQVFGSYTTKWGAASNVVATSGQSFVVWSDTPVTVDLSTQRLQSGFKGDVVGHVTFTVNGAAKTVDLALAKDVPDPGFGWRLAHPGGLGT from the coding sequence GTGCCTCAGCAAGTCCTCGCCGATCCGCCGCGCCGCCAGAACCGCAAGCAGGTCTACCGCCGCCGCCGGATCGTCGTCTTCGGAGTCGGCGGCGTGCTGCTGCTCGCCCTCCTCTACGTCTTCGGCTCGGTCATCACCCCGATCCCGGCCACCGCCGCCGTCACCCAGCACGAGACCTCCCTCACGCAGGCTGCGGCGCAGCTGAACTGGCCCGGCTACGGGTCGGCCGCGATCACCGCGCCCGACTATCCGGGCGCGACCGAGTACCACGGCAGCGACGCGAGCATGCCGATCGCGAGCATGACCAAGACGATCACCGCCCTCGTCGTCCTCCAGGCCAAGCCGCTGGACGGAAACGCGGACGGCCCGACCATCGCGTTCACGCAGAAGGACGTCGACATCTGGAACCAGGTGATCGCCGCCGGCGGCTCCTGGGCTCCCGTGAAGGCGGGCACGTCGATGACCGAGAAGCAGGCGCTCACCGCGATGCTGCTCCCGTCGGCCAACAACTACGCGATCTCGCTGGCGAACTGGGCCTTCGGCTCCACCTCCGCCTACCTCGAGGCGGCGAACAGCTGGCTCGCGTCGAAGGGCTTCACCGGCACGAAGGTCGTGACCCCGGACGGCCTCGACCCCGGCAACGTGAGCAGCACGAAGGATCTGATCGGGATCGGCAAGCTCGTTCTCGCCTCGCCCGCGCTCTCCGCGATCGTCTCGCAGAAGTCGGCGACGCTCCCCGGCGCCGGCGCGCAGGACAACACCAATGCGCTGCTGGGCGTCGACGGGGTGGACGGCATCAAGACCGGCAACACCGACGAGGCGGGATTCTGCCTGCTGTTCTCGGCCGAGGTGCCGGTGGGCGCCGAGAAGGTGCGCGTGCTCGGCGTCGTGCTGGGCGCGGCCGACCACGACACGCTGTGGGCGGGAGTGAGCGGACTGCTGACCAGCATGCAGGCGGGCTTCCACGAGGTGACGGCCGCGACGACGGGCCAGGTCTTCGGCTCCTACACGACCAAATGGGGCGCGGCCTCCAACGTGGTCGCGACCTCGGGCCAGAGCTTCGTGGTGTGGTCGGACACCCCGGTCACGGTGGACCTGTCGACGCAGCGACTGCAGTCGGGGTTCAAGGGGGATGTCGTCGGGCACGTGACGTTCACGGTCAACGGGGCGGCGAAGACGGTGGACCTGGCGCTGGCGAAGGATGTGCCGGACCCGGGGTTCGGGTGGCGGTTGGCGCACCCAGGGGGACTGGGGACCTGA
- a CDS encoding ABC transporter ATP-binding protein, giving the protein MAGSVLRLHDVSVVRDGNPVLQNVDWTVEPDERWVILGPNGAGKTTMLQVAAAAIHPSSGEAVVLGETVGHSDLSELRPLLGFASTALARRIPRTERVLDVVMTAAYAVTGRWNELYEDIDERRARRVLSEWHLDHLAERTFGSLSDGEQKRVQIARSVMTDPEILLLDEPAASLDLGGREELVQLLGGYASDPKSPAIVMVTHHVEEIPLAFNRALLLKDGRVTAAGPIAEVLTSESLSETFGVDVELTETEGRFTARARQATSD; this is encoded by the coding sequence ATGGCAGGCAGTGTTCTCCGTCTTCACGACGTGTCCGTAGTCCGGGACGGCAACCCCGTCCTCCAGAACGTCGACTGGACGGTGGAGCCGGACGAACGCTGGGTCATCCTCGGCCCGAACGGCGCGGGCAAGACCACGATGCTGCAGGTCGCCGCCGCAGCCATCCACCCGTCGTCGGGGGAGGCCGTCGTGCTCGGCGAGACCGTCGGCCACAGCGACCTGTCCGAGCTGCGCCCGCTGCTCGGCTTTGCGTCCACCGCGCTGGCCCGGCGCATCCCGCGCACCGAGCGCGTGCTCGACGTGGTCATGACCGCGGCCTACGCCGTGACCGGACGCTGGAACGAGCTGTACGAGGACATCGACGAGCGCCGCGCGCGCCGCGTGCTCTCCGAGTGGCACCTCGACCACCTCGCCGAGCGCACCTTCGGCAGCCTGAGCGACGGCGAGCAGAAGCGCGTGCAGATCGCCCGCTCGGTGATGACCGACCCGGAGATCCTGCTGCTCGACGAGCCCGCCGCGAGCCTCGACCTCGGCGGCCGCGAGGAGCTCGTGCAGCTCCTCGGCGGGTACGCGAGCGACCCGAAGTCCCCGGCGATCGTGATGGTCACCCACCACGTCGAGGAGATCCCGCTCGCGTTCAACCGCGCGCTGCTCCTGAAGGACGGCCGCGTCACCGCGGCCGGCCCGATCGCCGAGGTGCTGACCAGCGAGTCGCTCAGCGAGACCTTCGGCGTCGACGTGGAGCTCACCGAGACCGAGGGCCGCTTCACCGCCCGGGCGCGTCAGGCCACGAGCGACTGA
- a CDS encoding alpha/beta fold hydrolase: protein MTSSSTRYAASLYRDDASPYAEALARVPVRRAELPLLGGLTRYWDYGDPDAATTLVLVHGFRGDHHGLEPVVAQLDAGLRLISPDLPGFGESTPLTERDHDIAGYSDWLRAFTAGLGLHGRVVLLGHSFGSIVVAATLAEDTGQRPDAVVLVNPIGQPALAGPRGVLTRLAIFYYWLAAALPERLGFALLRNRVIVRAMSVAMAKTRVRSLRAWIHGQHDSYFSAFSDRRVVLQAFRASVAHDVSEYAAGIPEATLLVAAVDDDITPIAAERRLRGLFPDARLVEIADVGHLIHYEKPVEAARAIEEFLAGLAARDAATDQGESA from the coding sequence ATGACCTCCTCTTCGACACGGTACGCCGCCTCCCTGTACCGGGACGACGCCTCTCCTTACGCGGAGGCCCTCGCCCGCGTCCCGGTCCGCCGCGCGGAGCTTCCGCTGCTGGGCGGGCTGACGCGCTACTGGGACTACGGCGACCCGGACGCTGCCACCACGCTCGTGCTGGTGCACGGCTTCCGCGGCGACCACCACGGCCTCGAGCCGGTGGTGGCGCAGCTCGACGCTGGGCTGCGGCTGATCTCGCCCGACCTCCCCGGCTTCGGCGAGTCCACACCGCTGACGGAGCGGGACCACGACATCGCCGGCTACTCGGACTGGCTGCGCGCGTTCACGGCCGGGCTCGGTCTGCACGGGAGGGTCGTGCTGCTCGGGCACTCGTTCGGCTCGATCGTGGTCGCGGCGACGCTGGCCGAGGACACGGGGCAGCGTCCCGACGCCGTCGTGCTCGTCAATCCGATCGGCCAGCCAGCGCTCGCGGGGCCGCGCGGCGTGCTGACCCGGCTCGCGATCTTCTACTACTGGCTCGCGGCGGCGCTGCCCGAGCGTCTCGGCTTCGCGCTGCTGCGCAACCGGGTCATCGTGCGCGCGATGAGCGTCGCGATGGCGAAGACCCGAGTCCGGTCGCTGCGCGCATGGATCCACGGCCAGCACGACAGCTACTTCTCCGCCTTCAGCGATCGGCGCGTGGTGCTGCAGGCCTTCCGGGCGTCGGTCGCGCACGATGTCAGCGAGTACGCGGCGGGCATCCCGGAGGCGACGCTGCTCGTCGCCGCGGTGGACGACGACATCACGCCGATCGCCGCCGAGCGCCGGCTGCGCGGGCTGTTCCCGGACGCGCGGCTCGTGGAGATCGCGGACGTCGGCCACCTCATCCACTACGAGAAGCCGGTGGAGGCCGCCAGGGCGATCGAGGAGTTCCTGGCCGGCCTGGCCGCACGAGACGCCGCCACCGACCAGGGAGAGAGCGCGTGA
- a CDS encoding DUF4190 domain-containing protein — MSDSDQNPQPLPPQQPQQPQYGAYQPPAQPGYNTMSIVAFILAFFVSIVGIILGFVALSQIKRTGEQGRGLALAAVIIGFVEVAIGILVSILVLIGLGIAASHGYRNY; from the coding sequence ATGAGTGACTCCGACCAGAATCCGCAGCCCCTCCCGCCGCAGCAGCCGCAGCAGCCGCAGTACGGCGCCTACCAGCCGCCGGCGCAGCCCGGCTACAACACCATGTCGATCGTGGCCTTCATCCTCGCGTTCTTCGTGAGCATCGTGGGCATCATCCTGGGCTTCGTCGCCCTCTCCCAGATCAAGCGCACGGGCGAGCAGGGCCGCGGCCTCGCCCTCGCGGCCGTCATCATCGGCTTCGTGGAGGTGGCGATCGGCATCCTCGTCTCCATCCTCGTGCTGATCGGACTCGGCATCGCAGCCTCGCACGGGTACCGGAACTACTGA
- a CDS encoding type B 50S ribosomal protein L31: MKTGIHPDYAPVVFRDLASGATFLTRSTVSSDKTIEWEDGNTYPVIDVEISSESHPFYTGKQRILDSAGRVEKFNTRYKNFGK; the protein is encoded by the coding sequence ATGAAGACTGGCATCCACCCCGACTACGCCCCCGTGGTTTTCCGCGACCTGGCCTCGGGTGCGACCTTCCTGACCCGCTCCACCGTGAGCAGCGACAAGACCATCGAGTGGGAGGACGGCAACACCTACCCGGTCATCGACGTCGAGATCTCGTCGGAGTCGCACCCGTTCTACACGGGCAAGCAGCGCATCCTCGACTCGGCCGGCCGCGTCGAGAAGTTCAACACGCGCTACAAGAACTTCGGCAAGTAA
- a CDS encoding TrmH family RNA methyltransferase has protein sequence MHIHRVTDLTADGLADYSRLTDVALRRVSEPEGGLYIAESTKVITRALAAGHRPRSVLLQEQWLDDVAPLLADYPDVPVFVGESALLEQLTGYHLHRGALAAMHRPELPDPRSLLAGARRVVVLEDIVDHTNVGAIFRSVAGLGADAVLVSPRCADPLYRRSVRVSMGTVLQVPWTRIPEWDEAAPLLHGAGFEIAALALADEAVSLDEYAARAPERAALVFGSEGDGLSRRALAAVDTVVTIPMLHGVDSLNVASASAVVLWAMRVEPQA, from the coding sequence GTGCACATCCACCGCGTGACCGACCTGACCGCCGATGGCCTCGCCGACTACTCCCGTCTGACCGACGTCGCACTGCGGCGGGTGAGCGAGCCGGAGGGCGGCCTCTACATCGCGGAGTCGACCAAGGTGATCACCCGCGCGCTCGCCGCCGGACACCGGCCGCGGTCCGTGCTGCTGCAGGAGCAGTGGCTGGACGACGTGGCGCCGCTGCTCGCCGACTACCCCGACGTGCCGGTGTTCGTGGGGGAGTCCGCGCTGCTGGAGCAGCTCACCGGGTATCACCTCCACCGCGGGGCGCTGGCGGCGATGCACCGGCCGGAGCTGCCGGATCCACGCTCGTTGCTCGCTGGGGCCAGGCGGGTCGTGGTGCTGGAGGACATCGTGGACCATACGAATGTCGGGGCGATCTTCCGCAGTGTCGCCGGCCTCGGCGCCGACGCAGTGCTGGTCAGCCCGCGCTGCGCCGACCCGCTCTATCGCCGGAGCGTTCGCGTGAGCATGGGCACCGTCCTCCAGGTGCCGTGGACGCGCATCCCGGAATGGGACGAGGCCGCGCCGCTGCTGCACGGGGCCGGATTCGAGATCGCGGCGCTCGCGCTCGCGGACGAGGCGGTCTCCCTGGACGAGTACGCCGCCCGCGCCCCGGAGCGCGCCGCCCTCGTGTTCGGGTCGGAGGGCGACGGGCTCAGCCGGCGGGCGCTGGCGGCCGTGGACACCGTGGTCACGATCCCGATGCTGCACGGGGTGGACTCGCTGAACGTCGCGTCCGCGAGCGCGGTGGTGCTGTGGGCGATGCGGGTGGAGCCGCAGGCATGA
- a CDS encoding Sir2 family NAD-dependent protein deacetylase, translating to MTTLTTELSPELSRGIDEVEGLLAGRTFAVLTGAGVSTDSGIPDYRGEGAPKRTPMTFQQFLSDDRYRKRYWAGSHVGYRRFAAAHPNDGHRALAALEAAGAANGVITQNVDGLHKQAGSRRVVDLHGSMDRVVCLVCGQIFAREAITASIDAANPWLEAEGAVEIAPDGDAIVTDVDSFVIPDCTVCGGHLKPDVVFFGEFIPAEKYREASSLVRAADALVIAGSSLVVNSGIRLLEEARRKRLPIVIVNRGETKGDTRASVKLDGGTTETLVELARRLA from the coding sequence GTGACCACGCTGACGACCGAGCTCTCACCCGAGCTCTCGCGCGGCATCGACGAGGTCGAGGGCCTACTTGCCGGGCGGACGTTCGCGGTGCTGACCGGCGCCGGCGTGTCGACCGACTCGGGCATCCCCGACTACCGCGGCGAGGGCGCGCCGAAGCGCACGCCGATGACGTTCCAGCAGTTCCTCTCCGATGACCGGTACCGCAAGCGGTACTGGGCCGGCAGCCACGTCGGCTACCGCCGGTTCGCGGCGGCCCACCCCAACGACGGCCACCGCGCCCTCGCCGCCCTGGAGGCCGCCGGCGCGGCGAACGGCGTGATCACGCAGAACGTGGACGGCCTACACAAGCAGGCGGGCAGCCGCCGCGTGGTCGACCTGCACGGTTCGATGGACCGCGTCGTCTGCCTGGTCTGCGGCCAGATCTTCGCCCGAGAGGCGATCACCGCGAGCATCGACGCGGCGAACCCGTGGCTGGAGGCCGAGGGCGCGGTGGAGATCGCGCCGGACGGCGACGCGATCGTGACCGATGTCGACTCCTTCGTCATCCCCGACTGCACCGTCTGCGGCGGGCACCTGAAGCCCGACGTGGTCTTCTTCGGCGAGTTCATCCCCGCCGAGAAGTACCGGGAGGCCAGCTCCCTGGTGCGCGCGGCCGACGCACTCGTCATCGCCGGCTCATCGCTCGTGGTCAACTCCGGCATCCGGCTCCTGGAGGAGGCGCGCCGCAAGCGCCTCCCGATCGTCATCGTCAACCGCGGCGAGACCAAGGGCGACACGCGGGCCAGCGTTAAGCTGGACGGCGGGACCACGGAGACGCTGGTCGAGCTGGCGCGCCGGCTCGCCTGA
- a CDS encoding AAA family ATPase — MIVWLNGTHGVGKTTTSALVQQRIPDSRIFDAEKVGEVLMDVRPGLPATDDFQHWPLWRPLVVETARRLIDYVGGTLIVPMTVLVEDYWREIEAGLAGYGIPVQHVVLHADEEVLVSRIDNDEDLGPSTFRHAYVEPYAAAARSWLHDAGTVVDTGGLTPGQVADRVVRSLPGAGAS; from the coding sequence ATGATCGTCTGGCTGAACGGCACGCACGGCGTCGGGAAGACGACCACGAGCGCGCTGGTGCAGCAGCGGATCCCGGACTCCCGCATCTTCGACGCCGAGAAGGTCGGCGAGGTCCTGATGGATGTGCGGCCCGGCCTTCCCGCGACGGACGACTTCCAGCACTGGCCGCTGTGGCGTCCGCTGGTCGTGGAGACCGCGCGGCGCCTGATCGACTACGTCGGCGGGACGCTGATCGTCCCCATGACCGTCCTGGTCGAGGACTACTGGCGCGAGATCGAGGCGGGTCTTGCCGGTTACGGGATACCCGTCCAGCACGTCGTCCTGCATGCCGACGAGGAGGTGCTGGTCAGCAGGATCGACAACGACGAGGACCTCGGGCCCTCGACGTTCCGGCACGCGTACGTCGAGCCGTACGCGGCCGCCGCGCGTTCGTGGCTCCACGACGCGGGCACGGTCGTCGACACCGGTGGGCTCACGCCGGGCCAGGTGGCGGATCGGGTCGTCCGGTCGCTTCCCGGTGCCGGGGCCTCCTGA